In the Silene latifolia isolate original U9 population chromosome 1, ASM4854445v1, whole genome shotgun sequence genome, TAAATCTAAGAAAGACCCTCCTGATATCGTCACTATAATGGCTGATTGGTGAAGGATGGTGGCCTTGGTCAGGTGTTCATGGTCAGTACATCGCAAATCTGTGGTTGGAGCTTCTAATACAAATGTGAATCTTCAGCAAGCACTCGACCCTTTTGCTAATGTGGAAGACTTGAGTGTTGGCACCTATGATCTCGTACACAATCAAACGCTTGATGTTTCTCGACAAGAATAGACGGGTAGGCAATTTCTCTGGCCATTTTAGTGTTGTGGCTGTACTTTTTGTTATGACAATCAAATGACACAAATTAACCTTGTATTCCTTTGTGAAATCTTTCATTTACCTGACGGCTATCTATCTCTGTACCAGAGCAAAATGTATTTAAAATACTCTCTCCATCTCAGTCATTTGTTATTTTATTCCATTTTGGCgtgaattgttgtcctttctattttaggattgcatttgttGAGCAATTTGATCCTTCACACTCAATTTAGTCTACTTGTCATATTATAATTgacccctcctctttccttggtctttgtgccaaaatcaaagtatagcgggacggagggagtaataaaatGCAACTTGTTTTTCTCCGTGATGTTAAACTTGTAGTAAAAGAATAATTGTAATGAACAATTGAATGGAATGAACTTTTCTCGACAAGGAATTTATCATGTTTAGTATGCATTTGTATTCAACTCGAATGTGCACATGTAACATTAAACCAGTACGGCAGTAATATATAAACCCAACACGAATACGACCCAAAATACAAAATGAATCGGACCCGTATTCACATTTCAGCTAACACTTTACAATATGCTCCAGGATGAGTTCAACAATCCAAAGAACATCATCCTCACTACAACCAGTCGCAAATCTCAACCAAGACACCAACGGAAACTCACAACTTCGCTTCGGCACCGTCATCACGAACGAAGCTGCCACAACTGCTGCCGCCAGACACACTGGTGCCTCCACAAACAACCTCGAAATCACCTCGCTTTCATACAATACATCCATGACATCAATACACACCTCAACCCTCACCATCTCCGCAATCTTAGCCACCTCCTTGAATCTCACCAGCAACTCCTCCACCCTCACAAACACCGAATTCTTCATCGTTCCGATATCGAAATTAACGCATTGGAGGAACAATATCTCGGCGTCTAGGTAATCAGTTTTGGTGTAATGCTGGTCTTTAATGCGATCATCGCCGATTGATTTTAGGGATTTGAGACGTAATTGACGATATCCGTGACTTTTGGAGGAAATCAAGAGAGATATGAGAGCGAAAAGCTGTAAAGTGGCGCAATTGAGTGGATTTTGGAGGAGAAAATGGCGGTGTTGTAGAGAGGAGGAAGGTGTTGAGATATATGGGAAAAAGCGGTGCGCGAAGAGAGTGAGGGCTGAGTATTTGATGATCGGTGGAGCTTCGAGCTTCGCAGCGGTTTCGATAAGGAACGCCACCGCTTCGCGACGGCGAAGCGATGTCGGAGATAGGATGCCGTTGGTGGTCTTCATCACTTTATCTCTCATCTGAGGTTGGTATTACTCTTTCCCGCCAAATAGCTGTTGTAGTTCTCGGCTTCCCGGGTAGTGGGTTTAGATTTGGCAATAAagtttttaaattttattttaaaaattatgagttttattataaagtttttgagtttattctTTTCAATCTAAAactaaaaaaattacaatataactcaaaaacattacatataagctcagaaaaatttgagttttgacgttAAAAAACTAACATGTAACTTTTAAACTTTATAAagctcgaaaaaaatacacaaaaactcaaatatATATGGAGTCTGATGTAATACATCCGATGTATAATCCTTTTTTCTCGGGTTATCCGTTGTCTCTAAAAGAGTACTCCCTCCGTTTCAACATATTTTTTACATTTCCTTTTGAACATTATTTACAACCctataagagaaaatatagttatttgggatcttatttgattcgtcgtTGTAAATACAATaagaatatcaattttttataatttttttcaatGTAAAATGAAAGATATTGATGGTGTAAAATGCGCTTTAACAGATATGATAAAACAAATGTAAAGAATCTATTGAGACGGAGGGGGTAAAATGTGTTGAAATACTAGTGGAATAAGTTAAATAAAACTACGAGTGTGTTATAATTGGGAATAATTTATCAAATTTTGTTTATGTTACTTGCTCTGTTTAACCTTAATTGTCATATTTTTTTGTGATCCTAAAATGATCGACCCTTtctaaatataacaattaaaaatGGTGAATTGTGTATttattcataattaaattaaataaataacattTCTATTCTCATCTACTAAAATTAACTTGTAAATTTTGCTAATCAAAGGAATATTAATGATCTTTATTCACTATTTTTTAATCGAATCATTTTCATTTTATCGCTATTTTCATACACCGTAAGTCTTTAACATGACAAATTTCAGGAGTGTGAGTGTGTGACAAGCAAAAAAAAAGGTAATTGATCTTTACTTAAAATGGTCTTAACTCAAGATCTCTCAtaatcaatcaatacatatatataaagcagaaacttttcaagcgatattagagagtccaacttttttagaaatcctaacaaTAGTAGATTTTGAAACAAATTTACTAAAATTATCCTaatagatttcttaatatttaaaaacaaaatttaataaaattatcctaatataagtagatcaaatatattttagtaaaattatcctaatataagtagattacaATTATCAAACAGATAACAAACAATTATAATAGGCCaagttatcatttttatttttctcaCACTTATGGTGTCATACATTTGTAGTTTGTATTCCCgcatcaaaattcaagaagctgATGGATAAATAATGAATTTATTTGATTAAAGTGTTATGGTAAAATGATGTAGTTCGTAGTTACACGAAGTATAAACTACGGTTACTTCATCAAAATATAATCACAAAATAATTATTGGAGTGTGTATATAAATCATACATGCCTCGATACACATGCATTCAAGTGATCAATACATATAAAATAATTCACTGATCTATATACGTTACTCCCTCCCTCCCGGTCAATAGTTTATAATTACTTTATACGCGATTATTAAGGTAATGAAAGAGGAATGATGCGGGAAATTATCCTAATAGATTTCTAAAGGATGTCTTACATGGCACACGTGGTTTGCAGGGTATTGCATgtgcccggggggattcaacccctcgtcacaaaaaaaaaaaaaaaaaaaaaaaaagaggaatgagtttataattattaaaaaaacaaaagaaacacGAA is a window encoding:
- the LOC141611619 gene encoding cyclin-J18-like, whose product is MRDKVMKTTNGILSPTSLRRREAVAFLIETAAKLEAPPIIKYSALTLFAHRFFPYISTPSSSLQHRHFLLQNPLNCATLQLFALISLLISSKSHGYRQLRLKSLKSIGDDRIKDQHYTKTDYLDAEILFLQCVNFDIGTMKNSVFVRVEELLVRFKEVAKIAEMVRVEVCIDVMDVLYESEVISRLFVEAPVCLAAAVVAASFVMTVPKRSCEFPLVSWLRFATGCSEDDVLWIVELILEHIVKC